The following proteins come from a genomic window of Bactrocera tryoni isolate S06 chromosome 1, CSIRO_BtryS06_freeze2, whole genome shotgun sequence:
- the LOC120782269 gene encoding putative thiamine transporter SLC35F3 isoform X2, with the protein MTRDGEIPAIFNPKRVRTPSVVVTGDSPNGPYGGFSNALNASNPQIAHQDSISSSQQDPSEVITIHPDARDASTPIGTHPALRRGLGAGGGSFVSSCGVSGIVGVGPGGAGGGTNEPDTPTLEAGPDGTEVRFRRLKACKESCCSELARKMYFGVCVTILVTASWVGATHCIKFLYLNRSTYASITADDFDSTSNRAIDLDLVTNMDDDDPRNILGISDNALSVDDVEDVTKLFHVAQPISPESTVFRAPFFAAWFFTNFSFFFFPIYILGRVSLRKCDKPGEILGDVLRGFRDRGFTIGRFLNRCLSFCILWLVTTYLYTMSLRVLFATDAMALFATNVACVYLLSWVILHEQFVGVRIVAVILCDTGIALLAYMDGITESRTLSGVVLATLGAAGYAVFRVMFRKVMGDPPIGQIAFAFTTLGFLNALLLWPVCVGLYLAGYESMPPDRMPWIILLIASILLLVFHILMQFSAAVTYNMFVTLGLITAVPVSGALDVVLYGATFAGMKLAGVILIAVGFFLVMFPENWPDYITRLLRNIILLGHNARWGRGPRHGSLAGQHPTIIDYRTGYIRSHLRSPSGRVR; encoded by the exons ATGACCCGTGACGGAGAGATACCCGCCATTTTCAACCCGAAACGGGTGCGTACACCATCCGTTGTCGTAACCGGTGACTCTCCGAATGGTCCATATGGTGGGTTTAGTAATGCGCTCAACGCCAGCAATCCACAAATTGCCCACCAAGACTCTATATCATCGAGTCAACAGGATCCCAGTGAGGTTATAACAATACATCCGGATGCACGTGATGCGTCGACGCCGATCGGCACACATCCAGCTTTGCGACGTGGACTCGGTGCTGGCGGTGGTAGTTTCGTAAGTAGTTGCGGTGTAAGTGGTATTGTCGGTGTGGGACCCGGTGGCGCTGGTGGTGGTACAAATGAACCGGATACACCTACTTTGGAGGCGGGACCAGATGGCACAGAAGTGCGGTTTCGTCGTTTAAAAGCATGCAAGGAGTCGTGTTGCTCCGAACTGGCGCGGAAG ATGTACTTTGGTGTTTGTGTCACCATACTCGTTACCGCGTCGTGGGTCGGCGCTACGCATTGCATAAAATTCCTCTACTTGAATCGCAGCACCTATGCCAGTATTACCGCAGATGACTTCGATAGTACATCAAATCGCGCCATCGATCTGGATTTGGTCACAAATATGGATGACGATGATCCGAGAAATATTTTGGGCATAAGTGACAACGCATTGAGCGTCGATGATGTGGAGGATGTTACAAAGTTGTTCCATGTCGCACAGCCAATTTCGCCAGAGTCGACAGTATTTCGTGCGCCCTTCTTCGCCGCTTGGTTCTTCACAAATttttcattcttcttctttcccATCTACATTCTGGGACGTGTATCGTTGCGCAAATGTGACAAGCCAGGCGAGATCTTGGGCGATGTGTTGCGCGGTTTTCGCGATCGAGGTTTTACCATCG GTCGCTTCCTCAACCGCTGCCTCTCTTTCTGCATCCTTTGGCTGGTGACCACCTATCTGTACACCATGTCCCTGCGCGTACTCTTCGCCACCGATGCCATGGCGCTGTTTGCGACCAATGTCGCTTGTGTTTACCTGCTGTCGTGGGTCATTCTACACGAACAGTTTGTGGGCGTGCGG ATTGTTGCGGTTATTCTGTGCGACACGGGCATTGCGCTGCTGGCCTACATGGACGGCATTACTGAGAGTCGCACGCTGAGCGGTGTTGTGCTGGCAACACTGGGCGCTGCCGGTTATGCAGTATTCAGG GTTATGTTCCGCAAAGTTATGGGCGATCCGCCGATTGGTCAAATTGCCTTTGCTTTCACCACTCTCGGGTTTCTGAATGCGTTGCTGTTGTGGCCTGTCTGCGTGGGCCTATATTTGGCGGGCTATGAGAGCATGCCGCCGGATCGTATGCCATGGATTATTTTATTAATCGCCAGTATTTTATTATTGG ttTTCCACATACTAATGCAATTCAGCGCAGCCGTCACTTATAATATGTTTGTTACGCTGGGTTTGATAACAGCAGTGCCAGTTTCAGGAG CTCTGGACGTTGTACTGTACGGCGCCACATTCGCCGGCATGAAATTGGCTGGTGTCATATTAATCGCGGTTGGCTTTTTCCTAGTCATGTTCCCCGAAAACTGGCCGGACTACATAACGCGCTTGCTAAG
- the LOC120782269 gene encoding putative thiamine transporter SLC35F3 isoform X3, translating into MTRDGEIPAIFNPKRVRTPSVVVTGDSPNGPYGGFSNALNASNPQIAHQDSISSSQQDPSEVITIHPDARDASTPIGTHPALRRGLGAGGGSFVSSCGVSGIVGVGPGGAGGGTNEPDTPTLEAGPDGTEVRFRRLKACKESCCSELARKMYFGVCVTILVTASWVGATHCIKFLYLNRSTYASITADDFDSTSNRAIDLDLVTNMDDDDPRNILGISDNALSVDDVEDVTKLFHVAQPISPESTVFRAPFFAAWFFTNFSFFFFPIYILGRVSLRKCDKPGEILGDVLRGFRDRGFTIGRFLNRCLSFCILWLVTTYLYTMSLRVLFATDAMALFATNVACVYLLSWVILHEQFVGVRIVAVILCDTGIALLAYMDGITESRTLSGVVLATLGAAGYAVFRVMFRKVMGDPPIGQIAFAFTTLGFLNALLLWPVCVGLYLAGYESMPPDRMPWIILLIASILLLVFHILMQFSAAVTYNMFVTLGLITAVPVSGALDVVLYGATFAGMKLAGVILIAVGFFLVMFPENWPDYITRLLRNIILLGHNASRYTNYYPDGVEVLATDR; encoded by the exons ATGACCCGTGACGGAGAGATACCCGCCATTTTCAACCCGAAACGGGTGCGTACACCATCCGTTGTCGTAACCGGTGACTCTCCGAATGGTCCATATGGTGGGTTTAGTAATGCGCTCAACGCCAGCAATCCACAAATTGCCCACCAAGACTCTATATCATCGAGTCAACAGGATCCCAGTGAGGTTATAACAATACATCCGGATGCACGTGATGCGTCGACGCCGATCGGCACACATCCAGCTTTGCGACGTGGACTCGGTGCTGGCGGTGGTAGTTTCGTAAGTAGTTGCGGTGTAAGTGGTATTGTCGGTGTGGGACCCGGTGGCGCTGGTGGTGGTACAAATGAACCGGATACACCTACTTTGGAGGCGGGACCAGATGGCACAGAAGTGCGGTTTCGTCGTTTAAAAGCATGCAAGGAGTCGTGTTGCTCCGAACTGGCGCGGAAG ATGTACTTTGGTGTTTGTGTCACCATACTCGTTACCGCGTCGTGGGTCGGCGCTACGCATTGCATAAAATTCCTCTACTTGAATCGCAGCACCTATGCCAGTATTACCGCAGATGACTTCGATAGTACATCAAATCGCGCCATCGATCTGGATTTGGTCACAAATATGGATGACGATGATCCGAGAAATATTTTGGGCATAAGTGACAACGCATTGAGCGTCGATGATGTGGAGGATGTTACAAAGTTGTTCCATGTCGCACAGCCAATTTCGCCAGAGTCGACAGTATTTCGTGCGCCCTTCTTCGCCGCTTGGTTCTTCACAAATttttcattcttcttctttcccATCTACATTCTGGGACGTGTATCGTTGCGCAAATGTGACAAGCCAGGCGAGATCTTGGGCGATGTGTTGCGCGGTTTTCGCGATCGAGGTTTTACCATCG GTCGCTTCCTCAACCGCTGCCTCTCTTTCTGCATCCTTTGGCTGGTGACCACCTATCTGTACACCATGTCCCTGCGCGTACTCTTCGCCACCGATGCCATGGCGCTGTTTGCGACCAATGTCGCTTGTGTTTACCTGCTGTCGTGGGTCATTCTACACGAACAGTTTGTGGGCGTGCGG ATTGTTGCGGTTATTCTGTGCGACACGGGCATTGCGCTGCTGGCCTACATGGACGGCATTACTGAGAGTCGCACGCTGAGCGGTGTTGTGCTGGCAACACTGGGCGCTGCCGGTTATGCAGTATTCAGG GTTATGTTCCGCAAAGTTATGGGCGATCCGCCGATTGGTCAAATTGCCTTTGCTTTCACCACTCTCGGGTTTCTGAATGCGTTGCTGTTGTGGCCTGTCTGCGTGGGCCTATATTTGGCGGGCTATGAGAGCATGCCGCCGGATCGTATGCCATGGATTATTTTATTAATCGCCAGTATTTTATTATTGG ttTTCCACATACTAATGCAATTCAGCGCAGCCGTCACTTATAATATGTTTGTTACGCTGGGTTTGATAACAGCAGTGCCAGTTTCAGGAG CTCTGGACGTTGTACTGTACGGCGCCACATTCGCCGGCATGAAATTGGCTGGTGTCATATTAATCGCGGTTGGCTTTTTCCTAGTCATGTTCCCCGAAAACTGGCCGGACTACATAACGCGCTTGCTAAG
- the LOC120782269 gene encoding putative thiamine transporter SLC35F3 isoform X4: MTRDGEIPAIFNPKRVRTPSVVVTGDSPNGPYGGFSNALNASNPQIAHQDSISSSQQDPSEVITIHPDARDASTPIGTHPALRRGLGAGGGSFVSSCGVSGIVGVGPGGAGGGTNEPDTPTLEAGPDGTEVRFRRLKACKESCCSELARKMYFGVCVTILVTASWVGATHCIKFLYLNRSTYASITADDFDSTSNRAIDLDLVTNMDDDDPRNILGISDNALSVDDVEDVTKLFHVAQPISPESTVFRAPFFAAWFFTNFSFFFFPIYILGRVSLRKCDKPGEILGDVLRGFRDRGFTIGRFLNRCLSFCILWLVTTYLYTMSLRVLFATDAMALFATNVACVYLLSWVILHEQFVGVRIVAVILCDTGIALLAYMDGITESRTLSGVVLATLGAAGYAVFRVMFRKVMGDPPIGQIAFAFTTLGFLNALLLWPVCVGLYLAGYESMPPDRMPWIILLIASILLLVFHILMQFSAAVTYNMFVTLGLITAVPVSGALDVVLYGATFAGMKLAGVILIAVGFFLVMFPENWPDYITRLLRNIILLGHNARYTNYYPDGVEVLATDR, encoded by the exons ATGACCCGTGACGGAGAGATACCCGCCATTTTCAACCCGAAACGGGTGCGTACACCATCCGTTGTCGTAACCGGTGACTCTCCGAATGGTCCATATGGTGGGTTTAGTAATGCGCTCAACGCCAGCAATCCACAAATTGCCCACCAAGACTCTATATCATCGAGTCAACAGGATCCCAGTGAGGTTATAACAATACATCCGGATGCACGTGATGCGTCGACGCCGATCGGCACACATCCAGCTTTGCGACGTGGACTCGGTGCTGGCGGTGGTAGTTTCGTAAGTAGTTGCGGTGTAAGTGGTATTGTCGGTGTGGGACCCGGTGGCGCTGGTGGTGGTACAAATGAACCGGATACACCTACTTTGGAGGCGGGACCAGATGGCACAGAAGTGCGGTTTCGTCGTTTAAAAGCATGCAAGGAGTCGTGTTGCTCCGAACTGGCGCGGAAG ATGTACTTTGGTGTTTGTGTCACCATACTCGTTACCGCGTCGTGGGTCGGCGCTACGCATTGCATAAAATTCCTCTACTTGAATCGCAGCACCTATGCCAGTATTACCGCAGATGACTTCGATAGTACATCAAATCGCGCCATCGATCTGGATTTGGTCACAAATATGGATGACGATGATCCGAGAAATATTTTGGGCATAAGTGACAACGCATTGAGCGTCGATGATGTGGAGGATGTTACAAAGTTGTTCCATGTCGCACAGCCAATTTCGCCAGAGTCGACAGTATTTCGTGCGCCCTTCTTCGCCGCTTGGTTCTTCACAAATttttcattcttcttctttcccATCTACATTCTGGGACGTGTATCGTTGCGCAAATGTGACAAGCCAGGCGAGATCTTGGGCGATGTGTTGCGCGGTTTTCGCGATCGAGGTTTTACCATCG GTCGCTTCCTCAACCGCTGCCTCTCTTTCTGCATCCTTTGGCTGGTGACCACCTATCTGTACACCATGTCCCTGCGCGTACTCTTCGCCACCGATGCCATGGCGCTGTTTGCGACCAATGTCGCTTGTGTTTACCTGCTGTCGTGGGTCATTCTACACGAACAGTTTGTGGGCGTGCGG ATTGTTGCGGTTATTCTGTGCGACACGGGCATTGCGCTGCTGGCCTACATGGACGGCATTACTGAGAGTCGCACGCTGAGCGGTGTTGTGCTGGCAACACTGGGCGCTGCCGGTTATGCAGTATTCAGG GTTATGTTCCGCAAAGTTATGGGCGATCCGCCGATTGGTCAAATTGCCTTTGCTTTCACCACTCTCGGGTTTCTGAATGCGTTGCTGTTGTGGCCTGTCTGCGTGGGCCTATATTTGGCGGGCTATGAGAGCATGCCGCCGGATCGTATGCCATGGATTATTTTATTAATCGCCAGTATTTTATTATTGG ttTTCCACATACTAATGCAATTCAGCGCAGCCGTCACTTATAATATGTTTGTTACGCTGGGTTTGATAACAGCAGTGCCAGTTTCAGGAG CTCTGGACGTTGTACTGTACGGCGCCACATTCGCCGGCATGAAATTGGCTGGTGTCATATTAATCGCGGTTGGCTTTTTCCTAGTCATGTTCCCCGAAAACTGGCCGGACTACATAACGCGCTTGCTAAG